In the genome of Natronomonas salina, the window GCGAGTCGCTGCTCGTCGACGCCAGCCCCGACTTCCGCCAGCAGTTCCTCGACCACGACGTCGACCTCCCCGACGCCGTCCTCGTCACGCACGTCCACTTCGACCACCTGGACGGTCTGGGTAACGCCTACCGCCTGCTCGACGACGTCCCGGTCTACGCCGCCGACGAGACCGACCCGGTCACCGACGAGAGCGTCGCCGAGACCGTCGACCGGAAGTACGACTACCTCGACGCCATCTCGGTTCGCCCGCGGACGCCGTACGAGCCCTTCGAGACCTGCGGGTTCGAGGTGACGCTCGTCCCGGTGGAACATCCGCCGCTGGTCTGCTACGGCGTCCGGATCGCCGACCCCGAGACCGGCGCGGTCCTCTCGCTCACCGGCGACACGAACTACGACCTCCCGGAGCGGTCCCGCGACGTCCTCCGGGGGGCCGACCTCCTGCTCGCCGACGGCATCGTCCCGGCCTCGAACTGCGAGTACCACCCCCTCGGCGGCGACCACCCCGACGACGAGGGCGTCTTCCGCACCTTCGGGACCAAGCACATGACGATCGAGGGCGCCCGAGACCTCGCGGCGGAACTCGGGGCCGACGACTACCGGCTCGTCCACCTCTCCCACTACATCCCGGCCGAGCGGGCCTTCGACGACGACATGGCCGTCGACGGCGAGACGTTCGGCCTCTGACTCAGCCGTCCTCGGGGAACGTCACGCCGTCGAACTCGAAGCGCGCCCCGCCGTCGCCGCCCTCGGTCACCGACACCCGCCAGCCGTGGGCCTCGGCGATCTGCTGGACGATGCTCAGGCCGAACCCGGTGCCGTCGCCGCCCGAGAAGCCGCTCTCGAAGATCCGGTCGCTGATCTCCTCCGGGATGCCGACGCCGTCGTCGGCGACGTAGAAGCCGCCGTCGCAGCGGCCGACCGAAACGACGACCGACCGATCGGCCTCCGCCGGGTCGTCGGACGTTCCGTGCTCGGTCGCGTTCCGGAACAGGTTCTCGAGGAGCCGGGTGAGGCGGTCGCCGTCGGCCGAGATAGACACGTCGTCGACGTGCAGCTCTGCGCCGTCGGTGTCGACGTTCCGCCAGGCGCGCTCGGCGACGCCCCGGAGGTCGACGGGCTCCGGGTCCGTCACCACCTCGCCCTCCCGCGCGAGCGCGAGGACGTCCTCGATGATGCTGTCCATCCGGCGGTGGGCCTCCTCGACCTCCTTGAGGAGCTCGAGCTCGCCGGTCTCTTCGACGAGTTCGACGTACCCCTTCGCGATGCCGAGGGGGTTCCGGAGGTCGTGGGAGACGACGCTGGCGAACTGGTCGAGCTGGTCGTTCCGCCGCCGGAGCTCCGCCTCGCGGCGCTTCCGCTCGGTGACGTCCCGGACGAGGAACAGCCACCCGACGTGGCGGCCCCGGCCGTCCTCGAGCGGGGAGGCGTTGACCGCGTAGTGTCTGCCCAGCACCGAGAGTTCGACCCCCTGGGCGGTCTCGCTCCCGACGATCTCCCGGTACCCCTCGAGGGCCTCCGGTACCGCGGTCAGCAGCGCCTGGACCGTGCTGCCGACGATGTCGGCGCTCCCCAGGACGCGCTCGGCGAACTCCTCGCCGGTCTCGTTGAGGTCGATGAGCCGGTGCTGGGCGTCGACGACGAACACCGCGTCGGTGATCTCGTCGAGCACCCGGTCGCGGGCGATCGGCGAGAGGTCGATGAGCTGGTACCGGACGATCGCCACGGCGAAGAGCGCGTTCGCGGCGACGAAGCCGACGGGCGTGGTGTCGAACGACACCAGACCGGAGAGGCTCACGAGATTGGCGACCGTGGGCGCGGCCACAGCCCCCAGCAGCGCGACGACCTGCCCCCGGTAGAGCGCGCGCGACCGGTAGAGCATCCCGACGATGAAGACGGTCCCGACCAGGATCAGGACGTACGAGTACAGCGTGTGGACCCAGAACGCGGGGCCCCACTCGACGACGACGCCGGAGGGCGCCGACGGGTCGACGGTGGTGCCGGCGTAGAAGAGGTCACCGGGGTTCGTCACCGCGACGGCGTACACCGCGAGCGGGTGGACGGACAGCAACGCCACCGTCCACCGGTTCACTAGGTGCTCGCGGCCGGTGTACTCCAGCGAGAACAGGAAGATGGAGGCGACGACGACGCCGACGCCCAGAAAGATGGAGTGCGAGAGGTGGTCCGAGAGCGGGGAGGCCGGGACGGCGGTCGTGAGGAACGCCATCGTCGACCACCACCAGCCGCCGCAGATGCTGCCCAGCAGCGGGAGCGCGCCGGGCGTCCGCCGGTGCCGCCAGACGACGTAGCCGATCGGCAGCGCGGTGACCGACGAGAGCGCGTACACCGCCTGGACGGCGGTGGGGTCGACAGCCATGGTAGGCCCTCTCCGGGACTCCGACGCTAAAACCTTCAGACCGAGTTAGTCGCTGTGTTCGGACCGGCCGCGCCCGAATCGAACGACGACGACCAGGCCGGCGATGGCGGCCATCGCCACCCCGAAACCGGCGGCCGGCGGGCCGGTGTCGACGACGGCGACGGCCCGTTCGCTCCGGTTGGTCCCGAGCGCGAGCAGGCCGGCCTCGCAGGCCGCGAGTTCGTCGTAGGTGGCGTTCGCTGCGTCGACCGGCGCGCTCCCGGAGGCGTTCAGCGCCCCGGCCCCCGGGCGGTCTCCCTCGACCGACCGGGTGGCATCGACCGGCTCCCAGGGGGCGAAGGCGGTCCAGACGACGCGGCCGCCGGCCTCAACCTCGAGGACGCGGTGGGCGCGGCGGTCCGCGACGAGCGTCGTGCCGCCGGGGAGGCGCTCGGCGCTCCGCGGCCGGTCGAGGCCGGTCAGCGCCCAGGCGACGTCGCCGTCGCGTTCGACCTCGACGACGCGGTCGGCGCCCATCTCCGCGAGCAGCACCGTCTCGCCGAGCGACTGGGGGCTGTACGGCGCCCGGAGGCCGTCGACCCGCCAGCGGACGCCCCGGTCGCCGACCGACAGCAGGCTGCCGGTGCCGTTCCCGGCGACGGTGACGAGGTAGCCGTCCCCGACGGGCGTGACCCCCGAGACGTGGCTCTCGTCGTCGGCGAATGCGTCGTCGGGCAGTCGCCACTCGCGGGTAATCCGGTCGGCCTCGAGGTCGTAGCGGACGAGGCGCCGGTCGTCGGCGACGAGCAGGCCGGCCGGTTCGAGCAGCGCGTCGCGGGCGTCGACGTCGCCGCGGGGGCCGTCGCCGAGGCCGAACCGGAGCGCCCAGACCGGCCGGCGGTCGTCGTCGAGCAGTTCGACGACGCTGTGGTCGCGCTCGCGACTCACGACCAGCACGCCGGCCTCGGTCGCGTCCACGCTCCGGGCGACGAACCGGCCGCGCTCGCCGAGGTCGTGGCTCCAGACCGGCCTCGCCTCGCGGTCGTACGCCGAGACCGTCGCCGGCCGCTTCTCGTAGCGGTCGCCGACGACCTGCAGCCCCTGGGCGGCGATCACCGTCTCCGCCGCCGCCGGGCGCTCGACCGGGCCAGTGCAGTCGTCGGTTCCCGGCTGGGCCGACGCCGGCGACGGCGCGGCTCCCAGCGTCGCCCCGACGACGGCGAGGCTGCAGAGGACGGCGAGCAGCACGATACCGGCTGGCCGACTCACGGTCGATAGGTGGCGCCCGGGGACAAGAGGTTTACCCGGAGCGCCGGCGGTAGGCGATGGCGCCGACGGCGGCGACGAGCACGAGGAGCGCGCCGACCGCGATCGGGACGAGGGGGAGCGACTCGCCGCGGTGGACGTCCCGGCCGGTCAGGTCGCCCGCGAAGGTGTCGAACCGCGAGGGGGCGAAGGAGTAGAGGGCGTCGGCGCAGGCGTCGACCTCCGCCTCGGAGAAGTTCGCGTCGCCGTGAACCTCGTAGCGCCCCTCGACGCCCTGCTCGCGCATCGTCGGGCCCTCGGAGCCGGGGCCGCCGCGCTCGGCGTCGTACGTCTCGTAGGGGGTGTACATCTCCCAGACGACCTCGCCCTCCGGGGTCACCTCGACGACCCGGTGGCCCATGCGGTCGGAGACGAGCGTGTTGCCGTTCGGGAGGCGGTCGGCGTCCCGCGGCTCGTTCAGCCCGGTGACCTGCCAGACGCGCTCCCAGGACCCCGAGTCGGCGTCGTAGGCGTACTCGACGACGCGGTCGTTGAGGCTATCGGCGACGAGGGCGGTGTGCTCGCCGTCCGGCCCCCAGAGGTGGTCGGGGTTGTGCTGGCGGTGGAGGACGTCGTGGTCGCCGTCCTCGCCGAGGGTCAGTTCGACCGCCTTCGAGGTGCGGTTGACGAAGACGACCTGGTCGAAGTTCCGGACCGACGCCATGAACCACTCGCCGGTGGCGTCGACGGCGTCGGACTCGCTGACGTTCACGCGGTCGATATCGTTGACGTGCGTCCAGTCGTCCGGCGGGCCGCCGCCGGACTCGGGGTAGTGGTCGGGGTGGTCCTCGAAGCGCCACTCCCAGGTCACCTCGCCCTGCGTGCGGTTGTAGACGAGCAGTCGCTCGTGGCCCTCGCCCTTGTCGGCGATCGCGAGCTCGTCGCCGTCGATCAGGTCGACGTCGTGGGCGTCGGTCACCTGCGGGTTCTCGGCGTCGTCCGGAGGTCCGTCGAAGCGCTTCTTCCACTCGTACTCGCCGGAGTCGGGGTTCAGCTCCCCGACGATGCTCGCGCCGCTCTCGGTGGTGACGAACAGGAGGTTGTCGTTCGGGAGCCGGTCGACGTCGTAGGCCCACCAGCGGCCGGCGGCGGAGGCGTTCCGGGCCCACTCGAAGGTCCCGTCGGGGGCGTAGGAGACGAGCAGCGCCGCCCGCTTCTCGTAGCCGTCGTCGGTGAGTTCCGTCCCCTGGATGCTCACAACCGTCGACTCGTCGGGCTGCTCTGTCATCGTCCCGACGCACTCGTCGCCCGGCCCCTCCGCCGCCGCGGCCGGGGTTCCGAACCCGGTCATCGCCGGCAGCGACAGCGCCAGGAGCGTCGCGAGGAGGAGGGCGGCGCCCGGCGCCAGGAGCGTGCGTGGTTCTGGCATGGTATCACTCCCGGCGGCCGGTCTAATCAGTCGTTCGGCATCAGTCGCAGAACCGGTCGAGGCCGGCCTGCCGTCGCCGGGCGCCGTCGGGGTCGGGGTCCCAGGGGCTCCGCTCGGCGCGGACGGCCTCGGGGTCGGCGGCTGGCGGGGCCGCGGCCTCGTAGCCGTCGCAACCGTCGCCGCACTCCCGGGCTGGGTCGACGAACCGGCCCTTCCAGGTGCAGTAGGGGAGTTCGTCGCCGGGGGCGAAGCCCGGCCCGCGCGCCTCGCCCGAGGCACAGGCCGGCAGCGCCGAGGGCCGCCAGCCCTTGCCGTAGGCGCGCTCGGCGACGCGGCGGCGGAGCCGCGCCTTCTCGTCCGCCGTCACCGGCTCGACGTCGACGCGGGCCGGGTGCTCGTCGAGCACCGCGATGCCCGGTTCGTCGGACGGCAGCGGCGTCGCCTCGCGGACGACCTCGAAGTCGCCGGTCTCGGCGTCGAACCGGCGGACGCCGACCTCCGGGGGGATGCGGTTCAGGTGAGCGCCGGTGACGTACGACTCGGTGACGAGGACGACCTCGTCGAACAGCGCCAGCGAGACGTCCTTGCGGAGCTGGAGTTCGAGGTCGCCGGGGCGGCCGAGGTCCGGCTTGTTCTCGTAGGCGCGGAGCCCCGAGAACCAGTCGGGGTAGCGGGCGGTCTGGCGGACGTACCGGCGGCCGTTCCGGCGTTCGGCCTCGAAGAAGCCGACGTCGACCGCGCGGTCGACCACGTCGCGGGCGTGCTCCGGCGAGGCGTCGACGGCGTCCTTCCAGTAGCGGGCGCGGCCGACGCCGACGCCGCTCTCGACGGCCAGCCCGGGGATGGTCTCGGGAGTGATGGCGACCCGGTCGTCGAAGCCGGGGCCCGGAAGCACCTCGACGGCGTCGACGACGCGGGTGTGGGTGCCGAGCTGCCGGGCGACGACGCCGTCGCTGGCGGCCTCGACGGCGGCACACATCGCCAGCTCGAAGGCGTACTCCCGCACTGGCGGAGGGGACGTGCTCGGCGGTGAAAAGGGGCCCGCTCGCCACACCGACAGACCGACCGCGGAGGCGGCACAAACGACGGGTCAGCTCTCGATGCCGAGCGTCGATGCGACGTCCCGGAGGTCGTCGACGACCGCGTCGGGGTCGCCGGCGAAGCCGTCCCACGGGACCTTCCCGCGGTCGAGCCAGACGCCGGTCATGCCGGCGTGGGAGGCGCCGAGGACGTCGTAGAACAGCGCGGTGACGTGGGCGATGCAGTCGATGGGGGTCCCCGTCCGCGCCGCCGCGTGGCGGTACAGCTCGACGCTGGGCTTGAACGTCTCGACCTCGTCGGCGCTGATCGCGTCCGCCAGGAGGTCGTCGATGCCGGCGTGGTCGACCATGGAGTCGAGCATCTCCGGATTACCGTTCGAGACCACGTACGTCTCGACGCCGGCGTCGCGGAGGGCGGAGAGCCCCTCGCGGACGTCGTCGAACACCGCCAGCTCGTGGTAGGTCTCGAGGACGGCCTCCCGCTCGCTCTCGGGGAGGTCCACGTCGTGGGTGGCGAGGGCGTGTTCGAGGGCGGCGCGGTTGAGCGCGTAGAAGGTGTCGTAGGCGTCGACCTCGTTGGCGACGGTGGTGTACAGCAGCGACCGCGAGCGCCAGTGGTTCGAGACGGCGACGGGGTCGTCGACGGCGTCGGCCAGCGCCGACTGGACGGCGTCCACGTCGACGAGCGTGCTGAAGGAGTCGAAGGTGACGGTCTCGACGTCGGGCATGGGTCGGCCTCGACTTGGGGCCACACGGGTATAGGCGTGCAGGTCGGTGACACGGTCGCAGCGGGCCCGCGGCGGCAGCAGCGAGCCCGGTCGAACGGTTCCAGGGCGCTCTTCGACGGTGGACAAAGCGGAAGCGTTATCACTCGCACGGGCGGACGTTCACGTCATTACTAAATGACGCAAGAACACCGACAACCGGAGGTGAACATCGGACTGGTGGGTCACGTCGACCACGGGAAGACGACGCTCGTCCAGGCGCTCTCGGGCGAGTGGACCGACCAGCACTCCGAGGAGATGAAACGCGGCATCTCCATCCGCCTCGGGTACGCCGACGCGACGTTCCGGGAGTGCCCGGACCTCGACGAGCCGGAACGGTACACCGTCGAGGACACCTGTCCGGACGGCTCCGAGAGCGAGCACGTCCGGACGGTGTCGTTCGTGGACGCGCCGGGCCACGAGACGCTGATGGCGACGATGCTGTCGGGGGCGGCCATCATGGACGGCGCGGTGCTCGTCGTCGGTGCCAACGAGCCGGTGCCGCAGGCCCAGACCGAGGAGCACCTCATGGCCCTGGACATCATCGGCATCGAGAACATCGTCGTCGCCCAGAACAAGGTCGACCTCGTCGACCGCGAGCAGGCCCAGCGCAACTACGAGCAGATCAAGGAGTTCGTCGCGGGCACGGTCGCGGAGGACGCGCCGGTCGTCCCCATCTCCGCCCAGCAGGACGTCAACATGGACCTGCTGATGCAGACCATCGAGGAGGAGATCCCGACGCCGGAGCGGGACCCCGACGCGGACGCCCGGATGCAGGTCGCCCGGTCGTTCGACATCAACCGTCCGGGGACGACCTGGGAGGACCTGACGGGCGGCGTCCTCGGCGGGTCGCTGACGCAGGGTCGCCTGACGGTCGACGAGGACCTCGAGATCAGGCCCGGCCGCGAGGTCGAGGAGGGCGGCGCCGCCGAGTACCAGCCGGTCGAGACGACCGTCCGGTCGCTGCAGGCCGGCGGCAGCTTCGTCGACGAGGCGACGCCGGGCGGGCTGCTCGGCGTCGGCACGGGACTCGACCCGTCGCTGACGAAGGGCGACGCGCTGGCCGGGCAGGTCGCCGGGCCGCCGGGGAGCCTGCCGCCGACCCACGACGCCTTCACGATGGGCGTCGACCTGCTCGACCGCGTCGTCGGCGAGGACGCCGAGGAGATCGAGCCGATCAGCACCGGCGAGCCGCTGATGCTCACGGTCGGGACGGCCACGACGGTCGGCTCTGTCACGAGCGCGCGCGACGACGAGTGCGAGGTCAAGCTGAAGCGCCCCGTCTGCGCGCCGGAGGGGTCGAAGATCGCCATCAACCGCCGCGTCGGCGCGCGCTGGCGGCTCATCGGCGTCGGAACGCTCAGGTGAATGGACGTGGTGCTCGACACGAACGCGCTGATGATGCCGGTCGAGGTCGGGGTCCGGACGTTCGAGGAACTCGACCGCCTGCTCGGCGACTACGAGGCCGTGGTGCCGCGGGCGGTCGTCGACGAGCTGGAGAAGCTCGCGGCCGGCAACGGCGAGGAGGCGACCGCGGCGAGCGTCGGCGCGGACCTCGCGGCCCGGGAGTGCGAGACCGTCGAGCACGGCGCCAACTACGCGGACGATGCGGTGCTGGAGATCGCCGGCGGGCGCGACTACGCGGTCACGAACGACGGCCCGCTTCGGCGGCGGTTACTGGAGGCGAACGTTCCCGTAATTAGTTTACGGGGGCGAAACAAACTGGAAATCACTGAACCATAGCATGTACAAACGGGTACGACTTCGGGACACGGTCGAGGTGCCGCCGCGGCACCTCGCGGATGTGTCGCCCGAGCTGGTCCGGCGGCTGCTGCAGGACAAGCTCGAAGGACGGATGGACGAGGGCGTGGGGAGCGTCGTCTCCGTGACGGAGGTCCACGACATCGGCGACGGCGCCGTCCTCCCGAACCGGCCGGGGGTGTACTACGAGGCGGAGTTCGACGCCGTCACGTTCGACCCCCAGATGCAGGAGGTCGTCGACGGCGAGGTCGTCGAGGTCGTCAACTTTGGCGCCTTCGTCGGGATCGGCCCGGTCGACGGGCTGCTCCACGTCTCGCAGATCTCCGACGAGTACCTCGCCTACGACGAGGAGGGCCAGCAGCTGGCCTCGCGGGACTCCAACCGGACGCTCGGCGTCGGCGACTCGGTACGCGCACGCATCGTCACGAAGAGCATCGACGAGCGGAACCCCCGCGACTCGAAGATCGGCCTGACGGCCAAGCAGCCCGGACTGGGCAAGCACGGCTGGCTCGAGGAGGACCGACAGCGCCGCGAGGCGCAGGCGGGTGATTAGATGGCCGATCGACTGGTCTGCCGGGACTGCCACCGCGTCCTCGACGTCGACGACGGCGAGCAGTGTCCCTCCTGCGGCTCGAACTCGCTGACGGAGGACTGGGCGGGCTACGTCGTCATCGCCCACCCCGAGAGCAGCGTCATCGCCGAGGAGATGGAGGTCACGGAACCCGGCCGCTACGCGCTGAAGGTCCGCTAGGATGCCGACCATCCTCGCCAAGCTCCCGGACGACCTCCGGGGCGAACTGAAGGACCCGCTTGGACCGATCTACACCGACACCGAGGCGCTGCTGGCCGACGCCGGCGACTCCATAGTCGCCGTCGG includes:
- a CDS encoding haloacid dehalogenase type II, which translates into the protein MPDVETVTFDSFSTLVDVDAVQSALADAVDDPVAVSNHWRSRSLLYTTVANEVDAYDTFYALNRAALEHALATHDVDLPESEREAVLETYHELAVFDDVREGLSALRDAGVETYVVSNGNPEMLDSMVDHAGIDDLLADAISADEVETFKPSVELYRHAAARTGTPIDCIAHVTALFYDVLGASHAGMTGVWLDRGKVPWDGFAGDPDAVVDDLRDVASTLGIES
- a CDS encoding DUF5787 family protein gives rise to the protein MREYAFELAMCAAVEAASDGVVARQLGTHTRVVDAVEVLPGPGFDDRVAITPETIPGLAVESGVGVGRARYWKDAVDASPEHARDVVDRAVDVGFFEAERRNGRRYVRQTARYPDWFSGLRAYENKPDLGRPGDLELQLRKDVSLALFDEVVLVTESYVTGAHLNRIPPEVGVRRFDAETGDFEVVREATPLPSDEPGIAVLDEHPARVDVEPVTADEKARLRRRVAERAYGKGWRPSALPACASGEARGPGFAPGDELPYCTWKGRFVDPARECGDGCDGYEAAAPPAADPEAVRAERSPWDPDPDGARRRQAGLDRFCD
- a CDS encoding PIN domain-containing protein, with amino-acid sequence MDVVLDTNALMMPVEVGVRTFEELDRLLGDYEAVVPRAVVDELEKLAAGNGEEATAASVGADLAARECETVEHGANYADDAVLEIAGGRDYAVTNDGPLRRRLLEANVPVISLRGRNKLEITEP
- a CDS encoding histidine kinase N-terminal 7TM domain-containing protein; translated protein: MAVDPTAVQAVYALSSVTALPIGYVVWRHRRTPGALPLLGSICGGWWWSTMAFLTTAVPASPLSDHLSHSIFLGVGVVVASIFLFSLEYTGREHLVNRWTVALLSVHPLAVYAVAVTNPGDLFYAGTTVDPSAPSGVVVEWGPAFWVHTLYSYVLILVGTVFIVGMLYRSRALYRGQVVALLGAVAAPTVANLVSLSGLVSFDTTPVGFVAANALFAVAIVRYQLIDLSPIARDRVLDEITDAVFVVDAQHRLIDLNETGEEFAERVLGSADIVGSTVQALLTAVPEALEGYREIVGSETAQGVELSVLGRHYAVNASPLEDGRGRHVGWLFLVRDVTERKRREAELRRRNDQLDQFASVVSHDLRNPLGIAKGYVELVEETGELELLKEVEEAHRRMDSIIEDVLALAREGEVVTDPEPVDLRGVAERAWRNVDTDGAELHVDDVSISADGDRLTRLLENLFRNATEHGTSDDPAEADRSVVVSVGRCDGGFYVADDGVGIPEEISDRIFESGFSGGDGTGFGLSIVQQIAEAHGWRVSVTEGGDGGARFEFDGVTFPEDG
- a CDS encoding translation initiation factor IF-2 subunit gamma, producing the protein MTQEHRQPEVNIGLVGHVDHGKTTLVQALSGEWTDQHSEEMKRGISIRLGYADATFRECPDLDEPERYTVEDTCPDGSESEHVRTVSFVDAPGHETLMATMLSGAAIMDGAVLVVGANEPVPQAQTEEHLMALDIIGIENIVVAQNKVDLVDREQAQRNYEQIKEFVAGTVAEDAPVVPISAQQDVNMDLLMQTIEEEIPTPERDPDADARMQVARSFDINRPGTTWEDLTGGVLGGSLTQGRLTVDEDLEIRPGREVEEGGAAEYQPVETTVRSLQAGGSFVDEATPGGLLGVGTGLDPSLTKGDALAGQVAGPPGSLPPTHDAFTMGVDLLDRVVGEDAEEIEPISTGEPLMLTVGTATTVGSVTSARDDECEVKLKRPVCAPEGSKIAINRRVGARWRLIGVGTLR
- a CDS encoding MBL fold metallo-hydrolase, which codes for MEVTLLGTGDTTGTPTPNCECGTCRAARDRGVERSRFSVHVHNERTGESLLVDASPDFRQQFLDHDVDLPDAVLVTHVHFDHLDGLGNAYRLLDDVPVYAADETDPVTDESVAETVDRKYDYLDAISVRPRTPYEPFETCGFEVTLVPVEHPPLVCYGVRIADPETGAVLSLTGDTNYDLPERSRDVLRGADLLLADGIVPASNCEYHPLGGDHPDDEGVFRTFGTKHMTIEGARDLAAELGADDYRLVHLSHYIPAERAFDDDMAVDGETFGL
- the spt4 gene encoding transcription elongation factor subunit Spt4, translating into MADRLVCRDCHRVLDVDDGEQCPSCGSNSLTEDWAGYVVIAHPESSVIAEEMEVTEPGRYALKVR
- a CDS encoding DNA-directed RNA polymerase → MYKRVRLRDTVEVPPRHLADVSPELVRRLLQDKLEGRMDEGVGSVVSVTEVHDIGDGAVLPNRPGVYYEAEFDAVTFDPQMQEVVDGEVVEVVNFGAFVGIGPVDGLLHVSQISDEYLAYDEEGQQLASRDSNRTLGVGDSVRARIVTKSIDERNPRDSKIGLTAKQPGLGKHGWLEEDRQRREAQAGD